The segment CGATCAATCCACACTTTTGAGCTGCAATTTTATTGTGTGAACTCTAAATTTTACGATGATAAATCAATTGTGGAAGTTTCAAGGCAGTAatgattcattattttattttactttcactactaaaaagaaaactatTTAAGAGGAACAATGAAAcacataaatgttttttttatgaaaatattactagtatttaaatttcaacAAATACCACGCATCtgtataaattatgattaaaatattaagaACACAGAGATGTAATGCGAGCTATAACAATAttctcaataatttatttactaacCTATAAATACAGATTGATAAGGTGATATTATTTCATTTGTATACCTTTTTAATTCTAGCTATAATATGTTAGTGAGGATTCTataataaatttgtaatttacatATTGATTCGTTTGACTACTAACAATACTATGAATCTTCATTCTtgcaaattaaaataataaacgtGTGATTTTAGAAGGCAAAAGACCCTCTGAATGAGAAAAACGTTTAATGACAacaataacatcaatagaaataatatttcaatagttatgaaaaaatatgaaaatttatttacgTCGAAAATTATTTAggatagatataaaaaaatgactcatttcattTCCTCATTAATCACCTTTGTGAAGAGACttcaatttatgaaattatcatCTAATAGaggaattaaatttaaaaagagatCAAATTTTATCACTAtaaatttgtaaataatttatacGATATCAACTTGTTCTTATATCTAGTCTCCATTGGTCAATCGAAACTAAACGCGTGCAAAAATCGAATCGATTAATAAACTAATGTTATTGAGTTATTGCTATTGGATGGGCGAGTTTTTAATGAGTTTATAGAAAAATTATCGGATTATcatttgatttcaatttttagtattgtattattgatttaaaCTGATAACTTGTTAAGAGTTAAGACGATAGTAATTTACTACTTTACCtttcataattattaattacgAATAATTTAACATAAGTAGACTCTTTATCAATACTCTACACTgtaatttaacataattaaatattatgtttcTTGTTTCACTAATTCACTTTATCAAATCAATTACTTAATAccaaattattagaaaaatgagAAGTCGCATTTTATTACcgataaacaaattaaaaatagaaatattaacgactaaaattcaataaaaatatcttattaattcaaaattagtttaaaattaaaatataaaattaataatatataaaattgaaccgAATGATTGAAAATCCTTTGACGCTGATAATAGttagttaaaatataaaacCATCAAATAaccaaattttaataaaagtattaagtaaacaaaaagaaattcaataaaTTGCTAGTGAAATCCACTGTAAATAAAATGTACCGACGGAGCACCGTATCAACCCTGAGGCTGAAATATAAAATCCTTCACGAAACAACGATTCAAGCGTAGTTGCTAGTACTTCAGTTCTCAATTAATGGAGGAGAAACGGAAGGACACCGGAACTCCACCGCCGGCCGCCGACACGCCGATGACATCGGCTGACGTTCCGTCCGCTGAGGCGCCTACGTCGCGTCGGAGAGGTGGTGGCAACAAACGAAAAGCAAGCGCCATTGGAAGTGGCGCCAGTTCAACTCCCCCCTCGACTTTGTCGAAGCGTCAGAAGCAGTCAGCAGCACCTTTCCCACCGATCCACAATGGTCCGCTCACAAGAGCTCGGCAGCAGCCAAACAACGCCGCAGCTGCAGCTGCCAGTGCTGCTTCTCCGTCAGGTTTTGGTGTTAGGATCGAATCGGAGGTTCTGCCAAAGGCCGAGGTCGGTGTAGAAGAGGCGGTGAAGGTTGACAAAGAGTCCAATCAAGTGAAGGAGGATTTGGAGGCATTAGAGGCTGAAATTGAAGCTGGAATTGAGTCAATTAGATCCCGTGATCGTAATGTTCACGTTGTGCCGACTCATGCTGGTGAGTTTCAATTGTTGTCTTTCAACCCTCaatttggtatgctttcttGCTGCGGCGAGTATTAGGGAAAtagatttttgtaaaatttgaattttaaaaaaatgtttatatgATTAGCTTAAGATAAGCTGGAATCAAGGAATTCAATGACCTGAGGTtaagaattatatttttgagataGACTTAGTGTtactttacaaataaaagtgagttttgacATTTACAGTTACATAGTAAATACTCCTTCTGGTTGTTTTATGCCATGTTGCTTCATTGGGGATGGATTTAAGATGTTTATTTGACTCAGATACTTTATCAGAAGTAGTAGAAGAGAATATTAAAGTAACGACGGAAAGTTTAGTTTGATATCATGACATAGTCTAAAATCCGAActaaatcaaattttgattctTCACTGATGTGTGAGTTATATGTAATGGAATGGTGTTGAACAATTTAGGCACTCCATTAAGGAatgtgtcatataaattgggaGTTAATTGTAATGGAATGAAGTTGAACAATTTAGGCAATCCCAAAAGGAatgtgtcatataaattggaGTTTTGTGTAATGGAATGGTGTGAACAACTTAGGAAATTTAAAAGGAATGTTTCATATAAATTGGGAGTTATATGTAATGGAATGGTATTGAATAATTTAGGCAATCCCAAAAAgaatatgtcatataaattgggacAAAGGAAGTATGCAACTTTTACATTTTTCAACTTGTCAAAAGTTCAAACTGGAAATTGCACTATTACGGTTCCCTGATACTAATGTAGTTATGAGATGTTGCAAGATGAATCAGATATTTTCTTCCTTCGACCTATGGTGTTCGGTCGATAAGACATAACCTATAATCTCTTGAGTTGAAGTACTCAAAACTAAGTTTATGCTTATCTTTCTATTGAATTCAAATGGTTAGCCACCCAACAAATAACAAGTAAATGATTTCTTACTATATTGAAATGAGAAAGTGGAGGAACAACTTCCTTATTGCTAATGACTTCTACTtcctttgtttcaatttatttgaccTATCTTGACTTGAccagagtttaagaaaataaaaagacttatgaattttgtggtcttaaactaaaaatatgtcaaatgtaccaaaatatccTTTAATATTGTGGATTTAAATGTTTCACGTGAAAAGTTGGAATTAAGAAGTTgctaaaaagagaaaaaggcaAGTTTTTAAAATCGGACTAAATAGAAAAGTAGGTCAGACAAATTGGAATATAAAGAGTACCAAGACATAGGAAAACACAATTAATTAGTAGATATGATGAAGTAATCTACTTTCATATTCCTTTAAAGGGTGCTAACATTAATCCTTTCAAATCGTGCTTGAGTAAGTGTGGAAAGTACTagcattttcctttttctcaaCAAATTATTCCTCATCGTCAATGGAATCAATCCAGAATAATTTGCTCCATTGATTGAAAAGAGTCTCTTAAGTTGCCTTTCATCCATTTTAGATCTAGTCAATTTCTTCACAAATCTAGCAGGTTGTTGTGGTGAGGAATCcgatgttttttatttatatacatctAACAATTGCAAATAAAGAGGTTGTTTCTTGCACTCACAAAGTTGTAGCCAAATCTGGCGGATTAAACTTTAATTTCCTACTATGTGTAAGGGTACTAGCAAGAACAATTGATTGGTCAAACTTCTCCTGAGAATCTCCCACAAATCTAATTTGGTGTAGCTTAGCCAATTTTCCCAACTTTTTGACGTCTAATAGGTGGTCCAAAACAAAGGTTGCATTGAACTCATCCCATAAGCATTGAAGCATATCTTTATCTTGTAGAAGAAAATGACGTTGTGCAATTCCTTCTAAATGTAAAGAAGcaagtcaatttttttctacttttggtGTTTGTTGGTGTCGTAGGAAATGCTCGGATGGCCCAGTGGTTTGGggttgggacttccatgttggaggtttCAAGTTCAAAACCCTTTGCCAGCAAAAACAAGGATTTTCCATCTGGGTCGAGCTCATCGCACCGGTCTTGCCTAGTGCAGGTTACTTTTAGCGAGGGTTTCACTCTTGCGCAACCAAAGAGTAGCGGCTGCGGGTtttccttgtcataaaaaagaaaagaaatgctCACACCCTTTTAGCCATCCCTAGTGGTCTTCATGGCCACAAAATATGGAAAACCcaactttgtatatatttagAAATGATGAAATCCCCGCTAATGTTTTATCCTAAACCTGTGGCATCCACAGTTTTATCTTTCTAACCTCAATTGTGATTGCCATTTTCAGTTGCTTCAGTATCCGCCTTTGAATTTGCTAAATACTTAAGTGAGTGAATCCAAGTGAGCATAGATCTCCCATAACTCCCCTcgctgataccaagtttttacGGTCCCCTGATATAGATCAAATCATATGTTTTCTTCATACTATCTATGGTGCTAGTTCGTTAAGAGAGACTTGTAATCTCTTCagttaaattattcaaaactggattttcttcttcttttctttccatTGAATTCAAATAACTTCAGAAACAACACTGGTGTCATAAGCGCCCAcctaataataaagaaatagcTTACCGCTACTACTAAAATGAGAGGTGGAGAAATAACTTCCCGAGTGCTAAGAACTGTGACAAAGAAATAGGAAATGTAATTAATAGATAACCTGAAGTAATCTACTTACAGATTTCCTAAAATTTTCCATGAGCTAACTGTTGGTAGATTAAAGGGGTTCTAACATGCCCTCTCCtccttttttcttaatttttttaaatctatagTCTGCTACTTAAAGTTAATAGCATTAGGGCTTTTCCAGATGTTATCTGACATTTCCAAATTTTTTAGGTTGGTTCTCTTGGACAGAGGTTCATCCTTTGGAGAAGCAGACAATGCCGTCATTCTTTAATGAGAAGTTGCCAAGTAGGACTCCAGAAATATACATGGAGATACGGAATTGGATCATGAAAAAGTATCACACTGACCCCAACATTCAAATTGAGTTGAATGATTTGTCCGAGCTCTCAGCAGGAGATTTGGATGTAAAAAAGGAAGTGATGGAGTTTTTGGACTACTGGGGCTTGATTAATTACCACCCTTTCCCACAAACCAGTTCGGTTAGTAATGTTGATATTGATGGGGACGAGGCGGCAAAGACAGATTCTTTGGTTGATAAACTGTTTCGCTTCGAATCCGATGAAACATGGACCCCAGTTCTTCCGAGGTCTAGTGTAGCTACTCCTTCTGCGACTTCTGGATTCTTTCCAGAGTCAGCTATTGCTGAAGAACTGATGAAGTCTGAAGGGCCAGCTGTTGAGTACCACTGCAACTCTTGCTCAGCTGACTGCTCAAGAAAGCGGTATCATTGCCAAAAGGAGGTATCTTTGCTCAACATTAATGTCCTTCCTTTGTTTTGGGACTAATGAGATAAGATATGATTACGGCTTGCCTACTGTCTAGGGCATCACCACCAGTGTTTTCTTTCtattcatgttattatttagATGAAGGAATCATCATCTTGGTTAATTCATATACTTGTCGCCGATCAAAGAATGTGATTCAGAACCACACTTTATTTCCTTCTGGGCATAAAAGGCACGTGCTTGAGACAACTCAGTAAATTTAGTTGCTTACCATTCTCGTTCTCAAACTCTTCCGTAGTAGTCCAGGTTCACATATCCTCGTATGGTCCATAATTTCTGTGCACATACATATTACAATGTCAATTTCACTGTTGAAGTAGGTCTTGTCAAAACTTGACGTCTTACTTAAGTGCCTGACTCTGTTCTTTATGTTGGTTGTTTTTACTACGTAGGCAGACTTTGACTTGTGTAGCGAATGCTTCAACAATGGGAAGTTTGGATCTGGTATGTCACCTTCTGATTTCATTGTTATGGAGCCTGGTGAGTCTGGCGGTGCAAGTGGTGGGAAGTGGACAGATCAGGAGACTCTTCTTCTCCTTGAGGCATTAGAGCTTTACAAGGAAAACTGGAATGAGATTGCTGAGCATGTGGCTACAAAGACCAAAGCTCAGTGTATTCTTCACTTCATTGAAATGCCAATAGAGGATACATTCTTGGATAGTGATGCTGAAATTAACAAGTgtgttaaagaaaaagaagatgcaGTTTTGTCTAAAGATGATACATCAGCTAGTACTGATGCCCCAGAAACAACAGAGAGTAAGGATGATGGAAATGACAATCAGGTTTCACCCACAGTGGAAACATCAAAGCCAGAGAATGTGAATGGGCCAATTCCTCAGGAGGAGGTTGGTGAGAACTGTGCACTCAAAGCACTGAGGGAGGCATTTACTGCTGCTGGTTTTTATCCTCCACCTGGAGAATATGCTTCATTTGCTGAAGCTGGCAATCCTGTAATGGCAGTGGTATGTTgatttattttactttccaTTGGCTCAATCATTCTGATGCAACTGAGCACTAAAGGCTCTCTACTAGGAGCTAGGAATCTATTAATACTTTTCCCTGAAGCCTGAATAATgaaatcagtttttttttttagtttgtcttATTTACTTGATCAAGGTATGATCTTTCTGCCGGTGGTAGTCTTTTCTCACCATTTTCACAGGTTGAAACCTTGTTTAGAAAAGGATATGGTTTCATTATAGCACTACAGTCTCAATGAGATATTTTAATCGTGTTCAAAAGAGGCAGTTGTTCGTcaggaaagaaagaaatgacaGGTTGTTTGAATGTAGGAAGAAAGTCATTAATACCAAACACCAATGTATTGTTTTGCTTAGTTTTTACCATCACATGGAAGATGTACATGCTTCTGACCCTAGTGCTGTGATTGACATCATTAGCATATTACACAATTTGTAATGGGGTGCTTGTGGTTGTAAGTTGTAACCAGTGCAGCAACTTCTTCTTACTGATCTTACTATAAGGCGCTACTCTTTAccgattttttaaaaaagagaggAAGTCGTTAGAAGTAGTATCAGTTTGAATTTCTATTCTGCTGTTAAAATTCTGATTGTTTATTAAAATAAGTGATTATTGATAATGTTTTTGTTGTCTTCATTATGATGTTTTCTTTTGCTAGGCAGCGTTCCTGGTGAAACTGGTAGAAGCTAAAAGAGTTACTGCCTCAGTGCGCAGCTCTTTGAAATCCATTTCTGGTAATCCTTCTGGTGAGAATCTAGCCTTAAGGCACTGTTTTGTTTTGGAAGATCCACCAGATGATGGGAAGGCATCATCTGATACAGATCGGTTAGTATTCCTCCTTTTAGCTCTAATTAACAGGTATCGTATTGATTTGGAGTCTAATTGTTAATTTAGTATTGCAGACCTGCTAATGGACCAGTTGATCCAGAAGATAAGAAAGATGAGGAGGACAATGTTGAAATGCAGAAAGAGGAAAAGTTGACATCAGTTATTGAAGAGAAGAGTTTGTCAATTGGACAAGAAGAGACCAAAGGTGAAACAAACATTGACAAAAAGTGCGAAGAGCAGGATGGTGAAAACCATGAAGAGAAAAATGAGAAGGAACTTGAAGAAGCAGCCCATTTGGTTTCCACCAGTGATGAAAATCCAGAGAAATCTGATACTTCAAAACAATCTGATCCAATTCCTACTGACAAAGAAGGGGAACCTGCATCACTTAAAGAATCAGATGATGCAGACTTGGCAGTGGGACAGACACCAAGTACCACAGCAGAATCAGATGTTTTAACGTCTAAACTAGAGCTCCCACCCGGGTTCGAAAAGGAGTCAGTTGATGGAGCTTTAATGACCATTCCTTCTGACTCTCCAGATACTCCTAAAGATGAGGACATGATGCCAGCTGTGCAAACAAAGGAGCCTGAGCAATCCATGAAATCGAACTCTGTACTTGAAAATGGCGAAAATACAGGTCCAAGTCTTCAATATGGTGTTATGTTTTTTCCGTCGTATAAGTTATGCTAATTATATTTCCTTTGGGTATTTAAATGGGGAAAGTAGTAATTCGCAGGAAGTGTGTAGGTGCAAATCTACACACTTCCTGCGAATTACTACAAGCTTCCTATCAAATCTACAATCTGGTCTGTGTTAACTATACACAACTGCTTACACCAAAAAAGTAAGGATGCTACACTATTCCATTTGACTTTGTGAATGGAATTGGATCTATTTTTAAAACATCTACCATTCCTTTCCTTCCAAACTGACCACCATATACATGATGATATCAACCTCCACCATCTCCTTTGGCTCTTGCTGCCTCCTCTCCTTACCCAGCTCTTTAACAACTCTGATGTATGTTCTTGCATTGTCCAATTCAGATTTGAATTGCTGAGGAATAAATTCCAGACTTGCTTGGTAAAGTTACAGTGCAAGAAAAGGTGATTGTTTCTCTTGTCAAGTTGCACAAAAAGCATCTGGGAACCATTTGTCTACCCTTCTTCTGGAATACTTCCTGTTTTAAACAAGCCCTCTTTATCACTAGCCAGGTGAAACATTTCACTTTTGTAGAAATGCCCCCCTTCCAAAAATAGTTCCATTGATGCTTTGGGTCTCCTGCTATCAGTTGAAGACCTCTTCTGTAGGCACTGCTAATTGTGTAAAGACCATTTTTGTGCCTCCCTAGCATCCTGTCTTTGGCATTCATCTCTATTCTCATTCGACCTAACTTCCCTAGTAACTCTGCAACCCTTTCCACCTCCCAGTCATTGAGAAATCTTCTAAAAACTAAATTCCTTCCCTGTTTTGTCCAACAATCACTTACATTAGCATCAGGATTCTCGCATATTTGAAAGAGATCTGGGAAGAGATCCCTTAGAGAGGATTGTTCTATCCAGGTTCCTTCCAAAATCTAGTTGACTGCCATTTACCACATTGATAAGCAAATCTGCTTCCATTTGGGGCCACAAGTTTCTGATTGTTCTCCATACTTCCACACATAAGGTTCAACTGTGTTCTCTGATGGTTGCTGCATTTATTTTGGGCGATATAGAATCCCTCCTCTGATACTGTGTCGGTTTCCTGTTAAATGTCATACACACAAGTTCTCTTTTCACTTAGTATGTCAAGTGTTTAACACCATGCCATTATTAAACAGTACAACTTTTATGACTCTAAGAATTAGAAATTATTTACTATTCTAATTTTAGACCTTGATAAATTCCTTTAATCCAACTAATCTTACGTTATTGCTTACTTCCACTACTATAACACTCGAGTTAAATCATCATCTTAAACTTCATACCCAATCAAAAAGTGGCATGTACAATGACACTTCTCTTTCTCTAGGCTTGAGCATCATATAAAATGTTAGGAGTGTGTGCAAATACATAGTCTCCTCTTGTAAGGTGATAATCGTTGATGAAAATCCATATGTAGAGGCAGATAGAGAGAAAAGAGAAATAAGTTGACCTTGAAACGAAAATAAGTTTAAACTAACAcagggaggggggggggggtgcaCAGAATTGGGAGGACAAGCGGGTGGTATTGGCATAGGAATTTTAGGAGTTCAAGAAAGGAGATGCAAGGCTGGGGAGGAGGGGGTTTGTAGTGAGTTGCTGGGTTACTCAACATTTCTAGACCTATCATCAGATAAATGAAATGGTGTGTATATACGCACACATAGTCCCCTTGTGTGAATCATTGATAAAGAATCTTCAGGTAGAGGAAAATAGAGGGAAGAGATATATGTTGACCTTGAAATGAAAATAAGTTGAACTAAAACAGAAGAGAGTGTGGAATTTGGAGGACAAACGAGTTCTATGTGAGATTGGGTTAGGAAATTCAGGAGTTCAAGAAACGAGATCCAAGGTTGGGGAGGAGGAGGGGAGAGGGGCTGTAGTGAGTTGATGGAGCAGGAAAGGCAAATGATAGACTAAGTTGATCAAGTAGGGCAGCCATCAAAACAATTTTACCCTTAAGGGTGACATGTTGCAAAGACCAAATTGGATCTTAAACTTTCGTTTAGTGCCATTGCTATGGCCTCGGGTCTAAAACTGCGGTTTTCTCTTTATGGTTGCTTAGCCAAAGAGGAAAACTGatttatattcttctttttgaacAAAACTGAGGCTTTTAAGAATTTGTATATCCTCTATAATTCTGATCTTGGTGCTCTATTGCTCAGGGGCTGGAGAAGTCAAAGACTCTTTAGATGGGAGAAAAGACCCTTTGAAGAACAAAAATGATCTGGATATTGAAAAGATCAAACGCGCCGCAGTCACTGCTTTGACAGCTGCTGCAGTCAAGGCGAAATATCTGGCAGATCAAGAAGAGGACCAAATTCGGCTGCTTACTACATCATTAATAGAGAAACAGG is part of the Solanum lycopersicum chromosome 1, SLM_r2.1 genome and harbors:
- the SWI3D gene encoding SWI/SNF complex subunit SWI3D; amino-acid sequence: MEEKRKDTGTPPPAADTPMTSADVPSAEAPTSRRRGGGNKRKASAIGSGASSTPPSTLSKRQKQSAAPFPPIHNGPLTRARQQPNNAAAAAASAASPSGFGVRIESEVLPKAEVGVEEAVKVDKESNQVKEDLEALEAEIEAGIESIRSRDRNVHVVPTHAGWFSWTEVHPLEKQTMPSFFNEKLPSRTPEIYMEIRNWIMKKYHTDPNIQIELNDLSELSAGDLDVKKEVMEFLDYWGLINYHPFPQTSSVSNVDIDGDEAAKTDSLVDKLFRFESDETWTPVLPRSSVATPSATSGFFPESAIAEELMKSEGPAVEYHCNSCSADCSRKRYHCQKEADFDLCSECFNNGKFGSGMSPSDFIVMEPGESGGASGGKWTDQETLLLLEALELYKENWNEIAEHVATKTKAQCILHFIEMPIEDTFLDSDAEINKCVKEKEDAVLSKDDTSASTDAPETTESKDDGNDNQVSPTVETSKPENVNGPIPQEEVGENCALKALREAFTAAGFYPPPGEYASFAEAGNPVMAVAAFLVKLVEAKRVTASVRSSLKSISGNPSGENLALRHCFVLEDPPDDGKASSDTDRPANGPVDPEDKKDEEDNVEMQKEEKLTSVIEEKSLSIGQEETKGETNIDKKCEEQDGENHEEKNEKELEEAAHLVSTSDENPEKSDTSKQSDPIPTDKEGEPASLKESDDADLAVGQTPSTTAESDVLTSKLELPPGFEKESVDGALMTIPSDSPDTPKDEDMMPAVQTKEPEQSMKSNSVLENGENTGAGEVKDSLDGRKDPLKNKNDLDIEKIKRAAVTALTAAAVKAKYLADQEEDQIRLLTTSLIEKQLNKLESKITFFHDMDNVVMRVRELLERSKQRLLVERSQILKSRSMTHPVPQSVPANRPGMVLANTAPRLLNAMSSQRIPFSRPIMSGTPTPSSFMPPTVSGNSMQPSK